DNA sequence from the Hemibagrus wyckioides isolate EC202008001 linkage group LG20, SWU_Hwy_1.0, whole genome shotgun sequence genome:
GAAAGAAACCCTTTTCTCTCCGGTTCAGTGTCCTCCCTTTCActgaaagcaaaaataaaaacccgctGAGTCATCTTGACAGAGGTTACTGGAGTaaaacactcctcctcctcctcctcctccatgaGAGCAGGCTGAGATCCGAGTTCCTAGCTCCGGTGTACTTGGGACGCGGCGCTCAGGAGTTTTATAacgttttgttattttttgtgacatgtttttgtcttttttgtccggttaaggtttgtttttttttttcatctcatCGTTCGGGCAGGTTGATGACGGGGACCCACTGGTCCATGCAGCGGCTCTCGTGGCAGAAGCGATGGACTTTCCATAACGCCTGGTTCTTCCACGAAGACGCACGTGGGCTCTGAAGAACGAtaaaaaaagcagacaaaaagtTAGATCTGTTAGCTTAGCGTGGACTCATGATAACTACATGTAACAGATATGACATCACAAAATGTTGCGCCCCTCCCCCCAAACAGTCATCATATGTTAGATTTTCGATATATAGTCCTGTTAAACATTGTTTGTACAAAACATGACACATTTTCATGCAACTGAAAAGCAAAAACATATTAGCACCTTAGTAGCTTGGGTTGTAGCTAAACTAGCTGGCTAACTTTAATAAAATAGAAGGTTCGATGGAAGcttaaacgttttttttttttttaaactatgaTTGGCTTGTAGCTTAAGCCTTAGAAGGTTGCATTCTAGATCAGTTCCTTCAATTTGTAACTGCGTACGATGTTAGAATTTATGCAAAATGGAAAAGGAAACAATGCGTGGTCACGATACAAAAATAATCGCCGGTTAATCAGCGGTGAAACTCGAAACAGTGATGATATCGTACTGTCGTATCCACCATCTCAAACGACTCAAACATGGATTTGCTGTAATGTTTACTCAAACTGTACCTTAAATAAATTTGTGTGTAACCTAATTGTTAATAACGGTTGTATAAACATTAATGGTATGACAGTGAGTTAATTATTCTTATAGTAATTACGAACTGCTTAACAAAAACACTTCATCAAACCTTTTCAGCTAGCTTTACATTATGATCCTGACCTCGaaaatgaatatgaaacaaCAAATACATTACTATTTCTTATCAGATATTAGCATTATAGGTATTAATCGTCTCGTCTACTTccttttaaattaataaatgcaaATTAGACTCTGGACCCGAGTCTTCATGGCTGTTAGAGATGATTATTTGCATGTGAGCCAGAAAGCAGGCCAAGGGTGAGCAACTGCCAGGCGTGTTTAGGCAAGTGGAGCCGGAAAGCTTTCTTACGCTTCACGTGTTTCATTCAATTAGTTCATTCTAATTTACGTTTTAGTTGAAACAGAACAAAGTTTATTTTGCAAAGATCATCTGTCAGGCTCTGCACACTGCTATCTTCTTATATTTTGCTATATATTAAGTGTATTGTGTGGATACGTACGGTGACCAGGATGCAGTGCAGGTCCATTTGCTCGCCTCCTTGTTTCTCTGTTCCTCCTAGGATCTTGGCGAGGCGCCGGGTGTTGTTCACACGCAAGATGTTGATGTCATTCTCGCAGCAGAAGGCCTGGATGAGAGTAAAGTGGATCTGCAAGGCGACGTCCTTCACATCCTCGTCGTCGGTGGCCAGGATGCACAGCACGACGTTATCCGGGTCTCTGAAAATGTTAGACGTTAGGCGTTAGACTCGTGCCATCGTGTTGCACAGCGTTTTGATGAGAAAGGGTTTCAGTGCACAGGTGCTACTTACACATTTAGTGCCTTCGCAGATTCATACACGCCGACTGTAACCCAGCCTTGGCGCAAGGCAGAGGCAAGGACTTCCTCAAGGGCTTTAGAGACCGAATCCATCCTGAATTATGGAAAAGACAGGGAACAGATTTAGAGACTACTGCatataaaatgcatataaaaCTTTTGCATGATTAACTACTTTTTATAATAACGTACATGAAAAAAATCCTGTTAGACTTCCAGAAAACAAAGCATATTGGCTGAAAACGTGATATTCTTCAATACTGTGAGAGCTTGCGAGCGCGAGCGCTGAGTCATGTGACTCAGCAGCTGTCACGAGCCACCCGGCTGGCTAACGGCTTTTCAGCACATTTTTCCTGACGAACTTTTTAGCACTATAATTCGCGCATTCGCATATTTAACGACCATACGCATAACATACATGATTAATAGAGATATTATCTACCGAGAATATATAACATAACAAATGCATACGCTCCTGGTCATACACCGAATATCACTGTCACGCAAAAGTGCACGCGAGCgctccaaaaaacaaaaaaacaacaatattttatGATAAAAATGTACCTTTCGACAGAAGTATGATCTCCGTTCAGCTCTTCAAAGGTCATGTTGTTTGTCAAGAAATCCAGTacggatggagagagagaaaaaaatcacgCGTTATTGTTTTCACGCGAGCACACGAAGCTTAATTCCTCACAGAGCGCCGAGTCGTTCTGGCCGCTTACTCACCGTCACCGGGTATGTCAAGCAGACCAGAAATTAGCATATCGTTTCTGATTGGTCGTATTCTAATTAGTCCGAGCAAACATTTCGATTCGATTGGCTGTTACTCAGAAGTCACTAGGCAGACGCTTGCATTGGCGTGATCCTCGAAACTACTGCTAGGAACGAGGAGAGAGCTCGCGCACACGCGAATTGGACGAAGGTGGGCAAACCGTACTTCTGATTGGTTGTTCGTACTTTAAGAGGCGGGGCCTGTATCCAGTCAGTGACGACAGGTGGCTCTTGAAGGTGAAAATCTTTGCCCTGACATGTCTGAAGTTTATTTCTGTGACACTGATTTATGAGAAATCTTAGAGATGTAATGGCTCACGATAGATAATAATTTAAGTGCTAATTTACTATATAAATTCGTGCACTCAGTTCAAAGAGCGCACCTGGAGAATTAGCAcgtttaaaacaacaaaaactaaaaacacacacacacacacacattatatatatatatatatatctatctatttatctatctatctatctatctatatatatatatatatatatatatatatatatatatatatacgttaCTATTTCAACTTGTAAAGTAAAATATTATTGCATTATTTCAACATAACATGTCGTACGTTCGACTAAATAACTCACTCAGATcttggaataataataataataataataataataataataataataagctacaACATATATTAAAAAACCTCTCCACACCCCtattaatattttgtaaaaaaaaaaaataaataattcagcaaAAATCAATCCATCAGTGTGTTGGCATTTTCTATTCATTATATGTAATAAGTCCGTAAGTGaagtaaaaaacaataaaagtattttttgcATGCTTTCTGACCCCATTAGGCTTATGTATAATTTTGTCTTTCCAGAAGTCACATGCTTTAACAGATCTGGATGACTTCATCATGTTTTGTAAGATGCATTTTCCCTGCAGGAAGTTCTCTGCTCTGTTTTCTGCGACACAGCGACACCATGTGGCCGGattccacaaacatttggaaTGGACCTGCACACAAACTGTTAGATTTTTCAGCATAAATGTCTCTGATGTTCACCTGTACGACTAAATAACAAAAATCCAACCAATAACAAACAATGAAACTTACTAAACGTATCTTTACTGATATAACATCATGTCTAATGTTCATATAGACTAGTAAAGAAatggataaacagataaatgtaCATATTTTCATGATAAGTAGTGTTCATATTTTTAGTGTAGACTTAAGATTTAATAATAGTTCGTATTTTCAGAATTGATTGTGATTTTCAGATGTTTGCATCAGCTTTAGCAACATCCCACTGTTCTAAACTTTATACATCATGTTGTTTGTCCTCTTGAGGGAAAAATCAACCCCACGTGAATCTGTCAGGAATTTTCCTAAGATCACGGCAAATCAACTCATTATGTGAatttcagtgaaatgaaatgcaaTAAACAGCCTGAGGAGATTACTGGAGTAACACTGGCGCTGTTCCAATAGCTCTTCACCACACCCTTATCCACTTCCCCTTGATGTAATCCCTGGTGCTGATCTGAAAATGAAACTCCACCCTGGAACATGAAAACATGGTAAAACATCTGCAGTATGTTTGGAGTTTCCGCTGCTGATTTGTTGGTTGGATTTGTTGATGACACCAAAGTATTCgattcaatattttttgtttagcgcttttaacaaagcagctttacagaacataagaaacagtACAAAAGATCCAAGATTAATGTtcgacaaaatcatccctaatgagaagcctgaggagGCTGTGGTGAGGAACATCTGCCTGAGAGggtaagaggaagaagagaacctcatcctcatttgggtgacaccggaaagtgtgattataaatgattataaacaccacagagtgtgattataaatgattataaacactggagagtgtgattatgaataatgtcctttctacagttgtgtgatggagatacagcattATGTAGAATGACAGATATAATTTAGGGTTTAAATGCATGGTTATAAACAGTACATAAAAGCTGAAGAcacaggatttaaaaaaaatatatctgtcCATCACAGTGGACATTGGGTTTAAGCAGTTATGTAAGCACATATCTGTGGAAAtaacttgttttttgttttgttttgtttttttaacaaatacaaattcttatttttatctgCAAAAATCAGACAGGATATGCACGTAAACAAGTGTTTATATTTAGGATTTACTGTATCAGAGGTCTCAGCTTCTCATACATTTACTGGCTCCTTTTAagcacaaaatatatattaataatattaataataagaatctAAGCCAATCTAGCCAATTAAAAAacagctatttaaaaaaaatagcaaaaagaaagacagataaacAAAAGTGTAAAACAAAAGAAGCTGTGCAAGACTAAAACATACAATGGAAATCACCAATAAAAATAATCTTTAGAAAGAGAATCCTTTATGCAGAGTTTTGTATTGTGTtgaattgtatttcttatattttatattcaagttatacatttctattataactatttcatatattttatatttttgcttttataattttatttaaattgtatttcttatattttatattctagttttacatttttattttattttatttcttatattttacattttagttcttacattttttaattgtattttttatattttatattctacttttacatttttattgaaattatttcttatattttatattcgtgttttacattttttattttatggtatttcttatattttatcttctaattttaaatttttatttccatcaaaGGACAGTCGtgcaaaaacatttcactacatgtcatactgtcatgattgtgtatgtgacaaataaaatagaatttgaaTTTATACTCTATATTAGTGTATATTATGAAGTAAATAAACTGCAGTACTCTGTTCAGACACCAGGCGGCAACAGAGCTTCATTAAACGCCACTTTGCATCTGAATACAAATTTGCATCTGAATTCATCCCGAAGAGATTATTTCTGTAATCTGGAGCACGTGTGGCATCACACACAGAGGAGGGGGGGGGTCTATTAATCAAAAACTTTTGAAGAAgataatttactttaatttctttaatcTTGATCTATTTGCATGTAAAGAGTGATGAGAGTAAACGACACAGATAGTCACGTGATTAAACGTCTTTAGATGATTAAACTCGAATTGTCTCGCAAAcgcgtgttttatttttcttctaaaaatacaaaagcaacaatttgtacatttttacttTTCGATgatgtaaaaacaacattaacatCTTAACCATAAGACAGTTAAATTAAATATGCCTATATTAAGATCATTGTcttctgatttaaaaaataatatccaGGCTTacttacaattattattattattattattattattattattattattattattattattaaattgtcATTCAAATCCTcttaaaaaatacagaataaattTAACTCGATATCTACatctacatacatacatatatgtatataagtcCAACTGTATCTTTTCTAAGACGAAAAGATTATTTAcgaaaagaaaacaattttttggtgtgttaaagcagtatatttcattaaattatGTTCGAAGCAAATTCAGAGCGTGACTTGTTTCAGAGTAGCTCTAcagagaaatattaaatatttaatactggtgctgtgttttattttataaaaccaTATCAGACTGtaggtttttatttaatatattgcgatattattattattattattattattattattattattattattttgagcATGTTCCATCTCTGTTATAAAGTTGCCTGCATTTCATCTGTTTAATCTTATACAGAgtttttcttgtcttttctccttctttttatttctattttatcttCATATTGATAAACACAGCAGCATAAACTACTGAGAATGAATTGTGAGAATTGTGAGGTGGAGATAAATCAGTGTCAGACACTTGAGAAAGTTGTGTGATGAAGAGCAGGTTAATTCAGTCCAGTGATGCTTTGAGAAGGTCTGCTCGTGCGACGGCTCTGACAAATGGTGCCACGTGCCAAAGGATGCCAGCTAAAATACGTCTCCTTAATGGACCAATTGCTCAATTAAGTGGCTGATTTGTTCCGTGCCGCACTCTTTAATATGGAGAGAGTCATATTTCCTCCTAGATTAGTATAGATACTGGCTGACAGACTGCACTGCTCAAGGTATTTGGCCGGCATAATTCATTCATAATGCCACAATGCAGCCCATCTATCATCTCATTTTTTCCCTGCcacttccctctccctctccaaTTCACTTCCAGGCTCCTGGCTCTTTATCGAGGGGGGTTCtttctgcgtgtgtgtggtggggttgCAGGACAAGGTTGGGACGTCGgcagcttgctttttttttctcgtccGCTGATGTATTAGGCAGCATATGCAAGCGATGAATTACCCGGCGATGGGAGTCAATTATCCAGTCGGGAAAAAAAACGGGAACGGTGGCCCTTTGCTTGGCCTAAGGGCCCCTTTTTCCATTTGAAGGCATGATTTTTGAAGAGGGGGTggagaggtgatggtggtggtggggggcaCGCATaaaggaaagggaagcagaagaggaggaagagagggatgaAGATTAGAGAGGGGACGTGATGGGTCTCAGATCCTCTCTTTAGCTCATTTCGTGTCATTTTtcaaggtttctttttttttgaaggaGATTTAGAACAGGCATTAAAAAACGGTTTTTTTTTACCCTCTCCTCTCATTTGTCCTGCTTCGCATCAAACCCTGCCCCTGGTTTGACTATTAGAAGTGGAGGTCAATAGGGATATGAGAACTGCCGCACGTGCTCACGCGTCCCAAACCACCGAGCCTTGTCACTTTTCCCGGTTGGTTtcacccccacacacctctctctttttttccgaGGCGGGGGGGGGGCGTCCCGTAAGAGCCGCTGAACGCTTTGCCAGAACAAGCTGAGTGACATGGGTGACACTTAGGGAAATGAGGTCATTAGCTCGAATTACGGGGGGTTTTTGATAGCTCAGTAATGGGTTTTAATGATGGAATTTTAGCACGCGCAGCCACCGGGGACACGCGCCCAACACACGCGGACAGGTCGTTTAATAAAGAGACTTTCCACACGCAGAATAAGGATTGTGTCTGAAAGaagtctaaaaaaataaaatccacagACTTACCTGCACCTTGGCACGAgcgcttttttttcctttttcccgTCCTTCAGTTTCCGGAACACTTTTCATTCAGTCCAAAAccacacactttttttcttctccatcttcttcttGTCCAGTCCCTACACAGAAAGATAAACTTCTACTGACTGTTAGAGTTTCATTAAGATAATTACTCACAggttaatgttaatattaatattaatgcgcGCGCTGgtcattgtttctatagtaacagctcgttcacGGAGACGTGTACGGAGGAAGAGTATGATAATGTGTGGAGTTTAATTGTGTTTTAATTTGCCGAACTTTTTGTGAGAATAAATAAACCTTTACTCAAccttgatggaaggagtctccagtgtctgcgCTTTGTAACAGTTAGAGATGGAACCCGAAATTAGTTtttaggacagaggagtttacaccgaagttttttgtttacacacacaaaattaaaataaccCACCCcttaaaaaaccaaaacaaacaataaacccCCCAAACCCTCCcctaaccaaaaaaaaaaactaaaacgaAAGCcagcaaccccccccccccaaaaaaaatccactcatattaacttaaaacaaaacaaaaaactaaaaccCTCCCCTTAACGCCCCAAAAAACCAAACCCCACAGATAACAAAACAACACCCCCCTAAAACCCTCTTCTCAAATCC
Encoded proteins:
- the gadd45aa gene encoding growth arrest and DNA-damage-inducible, alpha, a yields the protein MTFEELNGDHTSVERMDSVSKALEEVLASALRQGWVTVGVYESAKALNVDPDNVVLCILATDDEDVKDVALQIHFTLIQAFCCENDINILRVNNTRRLAKILGGTEKQGGEQMDLHCILVTSPRASSWKNQALWKVHRFCHESRCMDQWVPVINLPER